The following coding sequences lie in one Yoonia sp. G8-12 genomic window:
- a CDS encoding substrate-binding domain-containing protein, producing the protein MKQRIKTTLLSATAAACVMASAANAETFAMVQINQQALFFNQMNAGAEAAAEAGGDTLVVFNANNDPEAQNSAIETYIQQGVDGIIVVAIDTNGIMPAVQQAADAGIPVIAVDAVLPEGPHAAQVGVNNISAGADMGEFFLDYMASDMGGTAKIGVVGALNSSIQNIRQDGFVNVISGADGVTEAGVVDGQNVQDLALSAAENMITANPDLTAIYATGEPALVGAIAAVESQGKQDSIDIFGWDLTAQAIRGIDNGYVAAVIQQDPAGMGAAAVEALQTLSDGGSVEATIAVPVTIVTDENVDTFRSIFE; encoded by the coding sequence ATGAAGCAACGTATCAAAACGACTTTACTTTCAGCAACCGCAGCGGCCTGCGTTATGGCCTCAGCCGCCAATGCTGAAACCTTTGCGATGGTGCAAATCAACCAGCAGGCGCTGTTCTTTAACCAGATGAATGCGGGTGCCGAAGCCGCCGCAGAAGCAGGCGGAGACACGTTGGTCGTATTCAACGCCAATAACGATCCCGAAGCGCAGAACAGCGCAATCGAAACCTACATCCAGCAAGGTGTTGACGGCATTATCGTCGTCGCGATCGACACCAACGGTATCATGCCCGCGGTTCAGCAGGCTGCCGATGCAGGAATCCCCGTTATTGCTGTTGATGCCGTTCTTCCAGAAGGTCCACATGCGGCACAGGTGGGCGTGAACAATATCAGCGCTGGCGCAGATATGGGCGAATTCTTTTTGGATTATATGGCCAGCGATATGGGCGGCACAGCCAAAATCGGTGTTGTCGGGGCGTTGAACTCGTCGATCCAGAACATTCGTCAGGACGGTTTTGTGAACGTCATTTCGGGGGCCGATGGTGTCACCGAGGCGGGCGTTGTTGACGGCCAGAACGTGCAGGACCTTGCCCTGTCTGCCGCCGAGAACATGATCACAGCGAACCCTGATCTGACTGCCATTTACGCAACAGGCGAGCCCGCACTTGTGGGTGCCATTGCCGCGGTTGAAAGCCAGGGCAAGCAGGACAGCATCGATATCTTTGGCTGGGATCTGACTGCGCAGGCTATTCGTGGCATCGACAACGGCTATGTCGCTGCGGTGATCCAGCAAGACCCCGCAGGCATGGGTGCTGCCGCAGTTGAGGCGTTGCAAACCCTCAGCGATGGCGGCAGCGTGGAAGCCACCATTGCGGTGCCTGTGACTATCGTCACAGACGAAAACGTCGACACATTCCGGAGCATCTTCGAGTGA